The following proteins are encoded in a genomic region of Primulina huaijiensis isolate GDHJ02 chromosome 3, ASM1229523v2, whole genome shotgun sequence:
- the LOC140974375 gene encoding uncharacterized protein isoform X1 gives MRKYSGSFRHSGAYTSPGTPEYGGTTDEVPKGWNSERVPLATSSGGRRHISAAALIPFNSGRALPSKWDDAERWITSPVSGHSPFNTFAAQSQRHPKSKSGPLGSPGLVYISNYSPTMDGGSVQNFMGNSPLTTGILVPEGLSIQYDARIISKSDSLYPGNNINRSTGVPVMSDVLSETMFPTSQGDILDRTEEEEGLVSPDVSRRDMATQMSPEGSPHSSTKGRLSFSIFPSSGSVPNDNVSAKDEVRDVQVDKGASTGRDAKKQGLRKMKDSRNTEDLPSPWSSAEARKNVRLQREEAKISAWENLQQAKSEAAVQKLEMKLEKMRSASMDKILKELEISQARAQTMRNSLVENQTSQASIFVKLRSFSHRFLCHRN, from the exons ATGAGGAAGTACTCAGGGTCGTTTAGGCACTCCGGTGCCTATACTAGCCCAGGAACACCTGAATATGGTGGTACCACAGACGAAGTTCCAAAAGGATGGAATTCCGAGCGAGTGCCACTGGCAACAAGTAGTGGTGGTCGAAGGCATATTAGTGCTGCTGCTTTGATACCATTTAACAGTGGGAGGGCTCTGCCTTCGAAATGGGACGATGCTGAGAGATGGATTACGAGCCCTGTTTCAGGTCATAGTCCTTTCAACACTTTTGCAGCTCAATCTCAGAGGCACCCAAAGTCGAAGAGTGGCCCTTTGGGATCTCCCGGACTTGTGTACATATCCAACTATTCACCCACCATGGATGGTGGCAGTGTCCAGAATTTCATGGGAAATTCACCGCTTACGACTGGGATACTGGTACCTGAAGGTTTATCCATTCAGTATGATGCTAGGATCATTTCAAAATCAGATTCTCTGTACCCTGGAAATAATATAAATCGGAGTACTGGTGTGCCTGTGATGTCAGATGTTCTTAGTGAAACTATGTTTCCTACTTCTCAAG GAGACATACTTGACAGAACAGAGGAGGAGGAAGGCCTAGTTTCCCCAGATGTTTCACGAAGGGATATGGCGACTCAAATGAGTCCGGAAGGAAGCCCTCATTCGTCTACCAAAGGGAGACTATCATTCTCCATTTTTCCTTCATCTGGATCAGTCCCAAACGACAATGTTTCTGCAAAAGATGAAGTTAGAGATGTCCAGGTAGACAAAGGCGCGAGTACAGGCAGGGACGCCAAGAAACAAGGACTAAGGAAGATGAAAGATTCAAGAAATACGGAAGACTTACCCTCACCTTGGAGTAGTGCTGAAGCAAGAAAAAACGTCAG GTTGCAAAGAGAAGAGGCCAAGATCAGTGCTTGGGAGAATTTGCAGCAGGCTAAATCTGAAGCAGCAGTTCAAAAACTCGAG ATGAAGCTAGAAAAGATGCGATCAGCCTCGATGGACAAAATCTTGAAGGAACTCGAAATCTCGCAGGCAAGAGCTCAAACCATGAGAAACTCACTGGTGGAAAATCAAACTTCTCAAGCTTCTATATTTGTGAAATTGCGCTCTTTTAGCCATCGCTTTCTTTGCCATAGGAATTAA
- the LOC140972370 gene encoding uncharacterized protein yields the protein MAGLNASHVAGLRRLSARAASSAPSTPRKSLLSFSTLAEKVISHLKSSGVRVQAGLSVSEFALAEAEFGFAFPPDLKAVLSLGLPVGTGFPNWRSSGSAKLHLRTSIELPVASISFHVARNVLWSKSWGPRPSNPEKALKIARNALKRAPLLIPVFNRCYIPCNPCLAGNPIFYVDENRIFCCGFDLSDFFDRESSLFKPSRDSSILSSHRSGSELNSAGSSSSFSRRSLDTISGGRTPRWVEFWSDAAVDRRQRNSNSSSSSSSSPDRYRDIPRSEMPKWVEEYVTEIGSVLKQGGWKESDVSEIIHVSASGFFEGEMVMVDNKAVLDALLLKADRLSDTLLKSGWSSEEVSDALGFDFRREKEKKPVKMLSPELVERIGKLAVAVNRSSSSSTGSLS from the coding sequence ATGGCCGGGCTGAACGCTTCCCACGTGGCCGGACTCCGCCGTCTATCCGCACGCGCCGCTTCTTCCGCTCCGTCCACGCCGCGCAAAAGCCTCCTATCTTTCTCGACGTTGGCGGAGAAAGTGATCAGCCATTTGAAGAGCTCGGGTGTTAGAGTCCAAGCTGGTTTATCGGTGTCGGAGTTCGCGTTAGCCGAAGCCGAGTTCGGGTTTGCATTCCCACCGGACCTGAAAGCGGTTCTGTCATTGGGTTTGCCCGTGGGGACCGGGTTTCCCAACTGGCGGTCATCGGGCTCGGCCAAGCTTCACCTCCGGACCTCCATTGAACTTCCCGTTGCTTCAATCTCTTTCCACGTAGCTCGAAATGTTCTATGGTCTAAGTCGTGGGGCCCGCGTCCGTCCAACCCGGAGAAGGCCCTGAAGATAGCCCGAAACGCTCTCAAACGGGCCCCGCTTTTGATCCCCGTCTTCAACCGTTGTTACATCCCTTGCAACCCTTGTTTGGCAGGAAACCCTATTTTCTACGTAGATGAGAACAGAATCTTCTGTTGCGGGTTTGATTTGTCAGACTTTTTTGATCGCGAATCCTCTCTCTTCAAACCGAGCCGGGATTCAAGTATTCTATCATCCCACCGCTCAGGAAGCGAGCTGAACTCAGCTGGATCATCGAGCAGCTTCTCCAGGAGAAGCCTTGACACGATCTCCGGCGGGCGGACGCCACGGTGGGTGGAGTTCTGGAGCGACGCCGCAGTGGATCGCCGGCAGAGGAACTCTAACTCATCCtcttcatcttcatcatcaCCCGACAGGTACCGCGACATACCAAGATCCGAAATGCCCAAATGGGTCGAAGAATACGTGACCGAAATCGGGTCGGTGTTGAAACAAGGCGGTTGGAAGGAATCCGACGTCTCGGAGATCATCCACGTATCGGCATCCGGGTTCTTCGAAGGCGAGATGGTCATGGTGGATAACAAGGCCGTGTTGGATGCTTTGCTGCTGAAAGCGGATCGGTTATCAGATACGCTCCTGAAATCCGGGTGGAGCTCCGAAGAGGTTTCGGATGCTCTTGGTTTCGATTTCCGACGGGAGAAGGAGAAGAAACCGGTGAAAATGCTGTCTCCTGAGCTGGTCGAGAGGATCGGGAAACTGGCTGTGGCAGTGAACCGGTCGTCGTCGTCCTCAACCGGTTCGCTGTCTTAG
- the LOC140974376 gene encoding zeaxanthin epoxidase, chloroplastic-like → MTSAVLYHSINPSTSLFSRTHSPSLVFKDIPAEICAFPGQKSYLSYQENGHHRKQTKVKAAVAEVPECEASVSGGVSKDTVKKLRILVAGGGIGGLVLALAAKKRGFDVLVFERDLSAIRGEGQYRGPIQIQSNALAALEAIDMDVAEEIMSAGCITGDRINGLVDGISGNWYVKFDTFTPAAERGLPVTRVISRMTLQQILAYAVGSDIIINESNVVDFKDDGEKVTVKLENGQCYEGDLLVGADGIRSKVRTTLFGPSEAIYSGYTCYTGIADFVPADIETVGYRVFLGHKQYFVSSDVGGGKMQWYAFHNEPPGGVDAGGKKERLLKLFGGWCDNVIDLLLTTDDDAILRRDIYDRTPALTWGKGRVTLLGDSVHAMQPNLGQGGCMAIEDGYQLSLELDKAWKESIESSRPMDIASALKRYENARKIRVAVIHGLARMAAIMASTYKAYLGVGLGSLSFLTKFRIPHPGRVGGRFFVDIAMPLMLSWVLGGNGSKLEGRTLQCRLSDKASDQLRRWFTDDDALERALDADWFLFSIEDSTATIILSRDEKNPYVIGNVHHPNFAGVSVCIPSPQVSKTHARISHKDGAFFVTDLRSEYGTWISDNEDRRYRVSPNVPTRFHPTDVIEFGSDKKAVFRVKVLKLPPKIAKKTDETEVLQAV, encoded by the exons ATGACTTCAGCTGTACTCTATCACTCAATCAATCCATCTACATCGCTGTTTTCAAGAACCCATTCCCCATCTCTGGTATTCAAAGATATCCCAGCAGAAATCTGCGCTTTTCCGGGCCAGAAATCCTACTTGAGTTACCAAGAAAATGGGCACCACAGGAAACAAACGAAAGTGAAGGCTGCTGTAGCGGAAGTCCCAGAGTGTGAGGCTTCTGTTAGCGGTGGAGTCTCGAAAGACACGGTGAAGAAGCTGAGGATTCTGGTGGCTGGCGGCGGGATTGGTGGGCTGGTTCTGGCTTTGGCTGCTAAAAAGCGGGGGTTTGACGTGCTGGTGTTCGAGAGGGATTTGAGTGCTATCAGAGGGGAGGGGCAGTATAGAGGACCAATTCAGATACAGAGCAATGCATTGGCTGCTTTGGAGGCTATAGATATGGATGTTGCCGAGGAAATAATGAGCGCGGGCTGCATCACCGGTGATCGAATTAACGGTTTGGTGGATGGGATCTCTGGTAATTG GTACGTCAAGTTCGACACGTTCACTCCCGCAGCGGAGCGGGGACTTCCCGTCACCAGAGTCATTAGCCGCATGACTTTGCAACAAATTCTTGCCTATGCAGTTGGCTcagatattattattaatgaaagCAATGTAGTGGACTTcaaagatgacggtgaaaag GTTACTGTGAAGCTTGAAAATGGGCAGTGTTATGAGGGTGATCTTCTTGTTGGTGCTGATGGGATACGGTCGAAG GTGAGGACAACTCTGTTTGGCCCAAGTGAAGCTATATACTCAGGGTACACTTGTTACACCGGAATAGCAGATTTTGTTCCTGCTGATATAGAGACGGTTGG GTACCGAGTATTCCTGGGCCACAAACAGTACTTTGTTTCTTCAGATGTTGGGGGAGGAAAGATGCAATGGTATGCGTTTCATAATGAACCGCCAGGTGGTGTAGATGCCGGAG GTAAAAAGGAGAGGCTACTTAAATTGTTTGGAGGTTGGTGTGATAATGTCATAGATCTATTACTCACCACGGATGATGATGCAATTCTCCGTCGTGATATATATGACCGGACCCCAGCCTTAACATGGGGAAAGGGCCGTGTCACGTTACTTGGTGATTCTGTCCATGCCATGCAACCAAACTTGGGTCAAGGGGGATGCATGGCCATTGAG GATGGATATCAACTATCACTGGAGCTTGATAAAGCATGGAAAGAAAGTATCGAGTCTAGTAGGCCGATGGATATAGCCTCTGCTTTGAAAAG ATATGAGAATGCTCGAAAAATAAGAGTTGCAGTCATTCATGGACTAGCAAGGATGGCTGCAATTATGGCATCAACTTACAAAGCATACCTTGGTGTTGGACTCGGTTCGTTGTCG TTCCTGACAAAATTTAGAATACCACATCCCGGAAGAGTTGGTGGGAGATTTTTTGTCGACATTGCTATGCctttaatgttgagttgggttCTTGGTGGTAATGG TTCAAAACTTGAAGGAAGAACGCTGCAGTGCAGACTTTCTGATAAA GCCAGTGACCAGTTACGAAGATGGTTTACAGATGATGATGCTCTAGAGCGAGCTCTGGATGCGGA TTGGTTTCTATTTTCCATTGAAGATTCAACCGCTACCATCATTCTAAGCCGAGATGAGAAGAATCCATATGTTATTGG GAATGTACACCACCCAAATTTTGCTGGAGTATCAGTATGTATACCTTCACCTCAG GTTTCCAAAACACATGCTCGAATAAGCCATAAAGATGGAGCCTTCTTCGTAACTGACTTAAGGAGTGAATATGGCACCTGGATATCTGA CAACGAGGACAGGCGATATCGTGTGTCACCCAATGTCCCTACTCGTTTTCATCCTACGGATGTGATTGAATTCGGGTCTGATAAGAAG GCGGTATTTCGCGTAAAGGTTTTAAAGCTTCCACCAAAAATCGCAAAGAAAACAGATGAAACTGAAGTTCTGCAAGCTGTATAG
- the LOC140974379 gene encoding pentatricopeptide repeat-containing protein At5g39350-like codes for MANLTGSSLRSHFLYNSSNFATIVLSLFPCCQKRQDFRALNALLIVNGLIEHQSLIKQFITKCCHLGFPDLALSAFKTIEKPSLSLQNLFLRSLCDNGLFGNVLSVYEMCRISGSLSDNYTYPFVIKACSALSDTGRGESMHCLVTRDGFGGNLVVQTSLVDFYSKGGEMDNARKLVDEISQPDVVTWNALISGFSFNSFDDEVFRVFYEMRYMAMRPNTSTFASLFPVCSKLVAFDFGKSLHGLAYKLGYAMRESLVPALISNYANCRDMLAARNIFDTSTFKNVVIWNAIISAYTRNNKPEDAIALFQRMLLDDIKPDVVTFVSLIPSSENLGCVCYVESLHAYVMKFGFTTQLSVVTALLSVYAKLGDIYSAELLFCNVNQRNLLSWNSMVSAYASNGLWKHSLTAFHDMQMDGCKPDAISIISILTVCSELEAILLGKSAHAFSVRTGIDSNLNVCNSLMGFYIDCRELAVSFSIFDRMALKNVVSWNTMISGCVDNGESERSLLLLHHMRLQGVEFDLVSLISILSYCNEFQNLILGSAIHNYAIRTGFADDISVANSLVTMYINCGQLGAGRLLFNDMPNKSVVSWNAILTGYRYHNSPKETLESFIHMIKKGHRPNYVTLLNVLPACCTNLEGKSIHACILRLQIPLETNLLTSLIIMYGKFGIFASCLALFHEGEKGSISSWNTVLSAYLLSKNARGAVAFFRDLLRNNIEPDNITILNLISACRHLQNLHISNSILAFVVQKGFDKDVAISNALIDLFGKCGSIPSAKTLFDLLPQKNTKSWSIMINVCGLNGDGESALSLYSQMRLLGLKLDKVTYMGILSACSHSGLVQQGRMVFNCMIQDGVLPCMEHYACILDLLGRKGYLNEARDIVQNLLCKPSESVLKSLLGACLSHGNYELGEEFGRLLLETNLKDPGAYVILHNIYAAAGKWLDADNVRLTMEQNQFHKPLGFSLIDVNAGILDVQS; via the coding sequence ATGGCGAACTTAACCGGTTCCTCTCTGAGAAGCCATTTTCTCTACAACAGTTCAAATTTTGCCACCATTGTCCTTTCATTGTTTCCATGCTGCCAGAAGCGCCAAGATTTTAGGGCCTTGAACGCTTTATTAATTGTAAATGGATTGATTGAGCACCAATCTTTAATCAAACAATTTATTACCAAGTGTTGTCATCTGGGATTTCCGGATTTAGCTCTCTCAGCTTTCAAAACAATCGAAAAGCCGAGTCTTTCGCTGCAGAATCTGTTTCTTAGGAGTTTATGTGACAATGGTCTGTTCGGGAATGTGCTGAGTGTTTACGAAATGTGTCGAATTTCGGGAAGTCTTTCGGACAACTACACGTACCCTTTTGTGATCAAGGCATGCTCTGCGTTGAGTGACACTGGGCGTGGTGAATCGATGCATTGTCTCGTTACAAGGGATGGATTTGGGGGAAATCTTGTTGTGCAAACGAGCCTGGTTGATTTTTACTCCAAAGGTGGTGAAATGGATAACGCACGTAAGTTGGTCGATGAAATTTCTCAACCAGATGTGGTTACTTGGAACGCTTTGATTTCTggattttcttttaattcttttgaCGATGAGGTTTTTCGGGTTTTTTATGAAATGAGATATATGGCAATGAGGCCTAACACTAGCACATTTGCTAGTTTGTTTCCGGTATGCTCGAAATTAGTAGCTTTCGATTTTGGAAAATCTCTTCATGGACTTGCTTATAAACTTGGATATGCAATGAGGGAGTCTTTAGTGCCTGCGCTGATTTCTAATTATGCTAATTGTCGGGACATGTTGGCTGCTAGAAATATTTTTGATACTTCGACATTCAAGAATGTTGTTATTTGGAATGCTATAATATCTGCTTATACACGGAATAATAAACCAGAGGATGCTATTGCTTTGTTTCAGAGAATGTTACTCGATGATATTAAGCCTGATGTAGTGACTTTTGTGTCTCTTATTCCTTCAAGTGAGAATCTCGGGTGCGTTTGTTATGTCGAGTCGCTTCATGCTTATGTAATGAAATTTGGGTTCACTACACAACTCTCTGTTGTCACGGCCCTTTTGTCAGTTTATGCAAAATTAGGAGATATTTATTCGGCTGAGTTACTTTTTTGTAACGTCAACCAAAGGAACCTCTTGTCGTGGAATTCCATGGTTTCAGCATATGCCAGCAACGGCCTTTGGAAGCATAGTTTGACTGCATTTCACGACATGCAGATGGATGGTTGTAAACCAGACGCAATCTCGATTATTAGTATCCTCACTGTATGCTCTGAATTGGAGGCAATTTTGCTGGGAAAATCCGCACATGCTTTTAGCGTTAGAACGGGGATTGATTCGAATCTTAATGTGTGCAATTCATTGATGGGATTTTATATTGATTGCCGTGAGTTGGCAGTTTCTTTTAGTATATTCGATAGAATGGCTCTCAAAAATGTTGTTTCATGGAACACCATGATTTCTGGGTGTGTGGATAATGGAGAATCAGAGAGATCACTGCTCCTATTACATCATATGAGGCTACAAGGTGTTGAGTTTGATTTGGTTTCCTTAATAAGCATTCTTTCATATTGCAATGAGTTTCAAAATCTAATCTTGGGGTCGGCCATTCATAACTATGCTATCAGGACTGGATTTGCAGATGATATTTCCGTAGCTAATTCTCTTGTCACCATGTATATAAACTGTGGACAGCTTGGAGCAGGAAGGTTACTCTTCAATGACATGCCTAATAAAAGCGTGGTTTCTTGGAATGCTATTTTGACTGGCTATAGATATCATAACTCACCGAAGGAGACTTTGGAATCGTTTATTCATATGATAAAGAAAGGTCACAGACCAAATTATGTAACCTTGCTGAACGTGTTACCTGCTTGTTGTACAAATCTTGAAGGTAAATCTATCCATGCTTGCATTTTAAGACTTCAAATCCCTCTAGAAACTAATCTTCTCACGTCTCTCATAATCATGTACGGTAAATTTGGAATTTTCGCTTCATGCTTGGCGCTGTTTCACGAGGGAGAGAAAGGGAGCATTTCCTCGTGGAATACTGTTCTATCTGCATACTTACTTTCAAAGAATGCCAGAGGGGCAGTTGCCTTCTTTCGTGATTTACTTCGGAACAACATTGAGCCTGATAATATAACTATTCTGAACCTCATTTCAGCTTGTCGCCACCTGCAGAACTTACATATATCAAACTCTATATTGGCTTTTGTGGTACAAAAGGGATTTGATAAAGATGTTGCTATTAGTAACGCGTTGATTGATCTATTCGGGAAATGTGGAAGCATCCCTTCTGCAAAAACACTCTTTGATCTCTTGCCACAGAAGAACACAAAATCTTGGAGTATAATGATTAATGTGTGTGGTTTAAATGGGGATGGTGAATCTGCTTTGTCTCTTTACTCACAGATGAGGCTTCTAGGTTTGAAGCTGGATAAAGTAACGTACATGGGGATTTTATCAGCTTGCAGCCATTCTGGTTTAGTCCAACAAGGAAGGATGGTATTTAACTGTATGATACAAGATGGTGTATTGCCATGTATGGAGCATTATGCGTGCATATTAGACCTCCTTGGTAGAAAGGGCTATTTGAACGAGGCTCGGGATATTGTCCAAAATTTGCTTTGTAAGCCTTCGGAAAGTGTTCTTAAGTCCTTGTTAGGTGCTTGCTTGAGTCATGGAAATTACGAACTCGGAGAGGAATTTGGTAGGCTACTGCTAGAAACGAACTTGAAAGATCCTGGAGCATACGTGATTCTACACAATATCTACGCAGCAGCAGGAAAATGGCTGGATGCTGACAATGTGAGGTTGACCATGGAACAGAATCAATTCCATAAACCACTTGGCTTCAGTCTTATTGACGTTAATGCTGGAATACTCGATGTGCAATCATAA
- the LOC140974375 gene encoding uncharacterized protein isoform X2, with protein MGKYSGSFRHSGAYTSPGTPEYGGTTDEVPKGWNSERVPLATSSGGRRHISAAALIPFNSGRALPSKWDDAERWITSPVSGHSPFNTFAAQSQRHPKSKSGPLGSPGLVYISNYSPTMDGGSVQNFMGNSPLTTGILVPEGLSIQYDARIISKSDSLYPGNNINRSTGVPVMSDVLSETMFPTSQGDILDRTEEEEGLVSPDVSRRDMATQMSPEGSPHSSTKGRLSFSIFPSSGSVPNDNVSAKDEVRDVQVDKGASTGRDAKKQGLRKMKDSRNTEDLPSPWSSAEARKNVRLQREEAKISAWENLQQAKSEAAVQKLEMKLEKMRSASMDKILKELEISQARAQTMRNSLVENQTSQASIFVKLRSFSHRFLCHRN; from the exons ATGGG GAAGTACTCAGGGTCGTTTAGGCACTCCGGTGCCTATACTAGCCCAGGAACACCTGAATATGGTGGTACCACAGACGAAGTTCCAAAAGGATGGAATTCCGAGCGAGTGCCACTGGCAACAAGTAGTGGTGGTCGAAGGCATATTAGTGCTGCTGCTTTGATACCATTTAACAGTGGGAGGGCTCTGCCTTCGAAATGGGACGATGCTGAGAGATGGATTACGAGCCCTGTTTCAGGTCATAGTCCTTTCAACACTTTTGCAGCTCAATCTCAGAGGCACCCAAAGTCGAAGAGTGGCCCTTTGGGATCTCCCGGACTTGTGTACATATCCAACTATTCACCCACCATGGATGGTGGCAGTGTCCAGAATTTCATGGGAAATTCACCGCTTACGACTGGGATACTGGTACCTGAAGGTTTATCCATTCAGTATGATGCTAGGATCATTTCAAAATCAGATTCTCTGTACCCTGGAAATAATATAAATCGGAGTACTGGTGTGCCTGTGATGTCAGATGTTCTTAGTGAAACTATGTTTCCTACTTCTCAAG GAGACATACTTGACAGAACAGAGGAGGAGGAAGGCCTAGTTTCCCCAGATGTTTCACGAAGGGATATGGCGACTCAAATGAGTCCGGAAGGAAGCCCTCATTCGTCTACCAAAGGGAGACTATCATTCTCCATTTTTCCTTCATCTGGATCAGTCCCAAACGACAATGTTTCTGCAAAAGATGAAGTTAGAGATGTCCAGGTAGACAAAGGCGCGAGTACAGGCAGGGACGCCAAGAAACAAGGACTAAGGAAGATGAAAGATTCAAGAAATACGGAAGACTTACCCTCACCTTGGAGTAGTGCTGAAGCAAGAAAAAACGTCAG GTTGCAAAGAGAAGAGGCCAAGATCAGTGCTTGGGAGAATTTGCAGCAGGCTAAATCTGAAGCAGCAGTTCAAAAACTCGAG ATGAAGCTAGAAAAGATGCGATCAGCCTCGATGGACAAAATCTTGAAGGAACTCGAAATCTCGCAGGCAAGAGCTCAAACCATGAGAAACTCACTGGTGGAAAATCAAACTTCTCAAGCTTCTATATTTGTGAAATTGCGCTCTTTTAGCCATCGCTTTCTTTGCCATAGGAATTAA
- the LOC140974378 gene encoding heat shock factor protein HSF24-like, producing MTLRSVPAPFLTKTYDLVDDPETNDVISWNESGTAFVVWKTAEFAKDLLPNYFKHNNFSSFVRQLNTYGFRKTIPDKWEFANDNFKRGERDLLTGIHRRKIASSPNPAGGKATAADNQNSPAISGEDLGSTSTSSPNPKNPSSLGIQAFSQLAADLSDENDKLKKDNQTLSSELTQTKKQCDELIAYLNRRLNVSPEQIQRIMKLGCGADGGVVGGQGLDSDDYDEHENSMKLFGVVLKRKRGRDDNINFSVPQMKSRAPWFRISSSPENSGKVYN from the exons ATGACGCTGAGGTCGGTTCCGGCGCCGTTCTTGACGAAGACTTACGATTTGGTGGATGATCCGGAGACCAACGACGTGATATCGTGGAACGAGAGCGGGACGGCGTTTGTTGTCTGGAAAACAGCGGAGTTTGCCAAGGATTTGCTGCCCAATTACTTCAAGCACAACAATTTCTCCAGCTTCGTTCGCCAGCTGAATACCTAT GGTTTTCGAAAAACTATTCCAGACAAATGGGAATTTGCCAACGACAACTTCAAGAGAGGAGAAAGAGATCTCTTGACCGGAATCCACCGCCGTAAAATAGCTTCTTCACCAAACCCAGCCGGCGGGAAGGCCACAGCCGCCGATAACCAAAATTCACCGGCGATCTCCGGAGAAGATTTAGGATCAACCTCCACTTCATCTCCGAACCCCAAGAATCCCAGCTCACTGGGGATACAGGCTTTTTCTCAGCTCGCAGCTGATTTATCGGATGAGAATGACAAGCTGAAAAAAGATAATCAGACGCTGAGTTCGGAGCTGACTCAGACCAAGAAACAGTGCGATGAATTGATTGCTTACTTGAATCGGCGGCTGAATGTCTCTCCGGAGCAAATCCAACGCATTATGAAGCTCGGATGCGGGGCTGACGGTGGTGTGGTGGGTGGTCAAGGTTTAGATAGTGACGATTATGACGAACATGAGAATAGTATGAAACTGTTTGGGGTAGTTTTGAAAAGGAAGAGGGGTCGTGatgataatattaatttttcagTGCCCCAAATGAAAAGTAGGGCTCCTTGGTTTAGGATTTCATCGTCACCTGAAAACAGCGGGAAGGTCTATAACTGA
- the LOC140974373 gene encoding uncharacterized protein gives MSDRKLVVLGVPWDVDTEGLREYMSKFGDLEDCIVMKERSTGRSRGFGYVTFAAIEDAKAALTSEHFLGNRVLEVKIATPKEEMRAPSKKVTRIFVARILPSVTEAAFRSHFEKYGDITDLYMPKDPNTKGHRGIGFITFSIADAVDDLMADTHELGGSTVVVDRATPKEDDVRPVSRMPQGGGGGGGGRGGGGGGYGAYNAYISAATRYAALGAPTLYDHHPGPFYGRGEPPRGMGKKVFVGRLPQEASAEDLRQYFGRFGRILDVYVPKDPKRTGHRGFGFVTFADDGVADRVARRSHEICGHQVAIDSATPIDDPSPSSNFMVSNPPEPYGYGGPGYGGHMRSSYGRMYGSLDFDDWGYGAGGSMGGGRTSRPDYRYRPY, from the exons ATGTCTGATCGGAAGCTTGTC GTTTTGGGAGTTCCATGGGATGTGGATACTGAAGGGTTGAGAGAATACATGAGCAAGTTTGGGGATTTAGAAGATTGTATCGTGATGAAG GAGCGGTCCACAGGCCGTTCGCGCGGCTTTGGATATGTAACATTTGCTGCTATTGAGGATGCCAAG GCTGCATTAACTAGCGAGCACTTCCTTGGCAATAGGGTTCTGGAAGTCAAAATAGCCACACCTAAG GAGGAGATGAGAGCACCATCAAAGAAAGTGACCAGGATTTTTGTGGCGAGGATTCTACCATCTGTGACTGAAGCTGCATTTAGAAG CCATTTCGAAAAGTACGGTGACATAACAGATTTATACATGCCAAAG GATCCGAATACCAAAGGTCATCGTGGAATTGGATTCATCACCTTTTCAATTGCTg ATGCAGTGGATGATCTGATGGCTGACACACACGAATTGGGAGGATCAACTGTAGTTGTGGACAGGGCAACTCCAAAG GAGGATGATGTTAGACCTGTTAGCAGAATGCCTCAGGGTGGGGGTGGCGGTGGTGGTggaagaggaggaggaggaggaggataTGGAGCTTATAATGCTTACATTAGTGCTGCAACTAGATATGCTGCGCTTGGTGCTCCAACCTTGTATGATCATCATCCTGGTCCTTTTTATGGAA GAGGGGAGCCGCCTCGTGGGATGGGCAAAAAGGTTTTTGTTGGCAGGCTTCCTCAGGAGGCAAGTGCAGAAGATCTTCGTCAGTATTTTGGCAGATTTGGTCGTATTTTAGATGTTTATGTTCCAAAG GACCCCAAGAGGACTGGTCATCGAGGATTTGGTTTTGTCACTTTTGCTGATGATGGTGTTGCAGACCGCGTAGCTAGAAGATCTCATGAAATATGTGGGCACCAG GTTGCAATTGATTCTGCTACACCAATTGATGATCCTAGCCCCAGTAGTAATTTCATGGTGAGTAATCCTCCTGAGCCATATGGCTATGGTGGACCAGGGTATGGTGGACATATGCGTAGCAGTTATGGCAGAATGTACGGCAGCCTGGATTTCGACGAT TGGGGTTATGGAGCGGGTGGCAGTATGGGCGGTGGTAGAACATCACGCCCAGATTACAGGTACAGGCCTTATTAG